The nucleotide sequence GTAGCGCCCTCGGCGGGCGCGTCCAGGTACATCCGCACGATCACCCGCAGGTAGTAGAAGTAGGCCAGGACGGTGTTGAAGATCGCCACGGCGGCAAGAAGGTAGAGCCCGGCGTTCACCGCGCTGCCGAAGACGAAGAGCTTGGCCGCGAAGCCCGCCAGGAGCGGCACGCCCGCCAGGCTGAGCAGAAAGAGGGTGAAGAGAAGGGCGACCTGTGGCTGCCTGCGACCGAGACCCCGGTACGCGTCCAGCTCCGCCCCCACCCCCCTGCCCCGCAGGACCGAGATCGCCGTGAAGGCACCGAGGTTGGCTAGTGCGTAGGCCAAGACGTAGAACATCACCGCCTGCAAGCCCTCCGGCGTCACCGCCGCCAGCCCCACCGCCACGTAGCCGAGTTGCGCCACCGAGGAGTAACCCAAGAGGCGCTTGAGGTTGCTCTGGTTCAGTGCCTGGAGGTTGCCGACGCTCATAGTAAGGATCGCCAGCCAGACCAGCGCACTCTGCAAGGCTGCCAGGACGGCGGGCACCGCAAAGGCCTGCAGCATCAGGCCACCCAGGGCGATGGACACGGCCGCCTTGGGACCCGCCGACAGCAGCGCCGCCGCCATCGTCGGCGCGCCCTGGTAGGCGTCGGGCGTCCAGGCGTGAAAGGGCACCAGCGCCAGCTTGAAGGAAAAGCCCACCAGCAAGAGCGCCAGGCCGGGCCAGAGAAGCGGCGGGATCGTAGCCGCCGCGCTCAGGTTGGCCAGGATGTCCGCGTAGAAAACGCTGTCGCTCGAGCCGAAGACTAAACTCAAACCGTAGAGCAACAGCGCGCTGGCGAGCGCGCCCAGGGTGAAGTACTTGCCCGCCGCCTCGGTGCTGTAGGCGTCGTCGCGGTAGTAGCCCACCAAGACGTAGGTGCTGTAGGCTGACAGCTCGAGCCCCAAGTAAAAGAGCAGCAGGTTGTTGGCGCCGACCATCACCACCCCGCCCAGGACGGTGTAGACGACGAGCGCGTAAATCTCGCCCGTCCCCGCCTCGTACTTGTGCGGGTCGGCCATCACGCCCAGGATGGTCAAGGCGCCGATGAGGCAGAGCACCAAGCCCGCGTAGGAGGTGAGGCCGCCGACGCTCACCATGCCGTAGAGCGTGCCCGTACTCGTGAGCGTGAGGGCGAAGCATAAGGCCGACAGCGCCAGGGCGCCCAGGTTGAGGAGGGCGAGTGCCTGCGGCCGCGCCTCGAAACGCGTCGAGAGGAGCAGGGTCGCCGCGCCTGAAAGCAGCAGCGCAAGAAAAGCCGCTAGCGTGAGGGCGTTTTCCACCGTCACCGCCCCGCCACCCGCGTCGCCGCCTCGAAGGCCGCCAGGATGGGCTGCACTGCGCTGTCGATATAGGGCGTGAGGCTGGGCGGCCACAG is from Deinococcota bacterium and encodes:
- a CDS encoding NADH-quinone oxidoreductase subunit N is translated as MENALTLAAFLALLLSGAATLLLSTRFEARPQALALLNLGALALSALCFALTLTSTGTLYGMVSVGGLTSYAGLVLCLIGALTILGVMADPHKYEAGTGEIYALVVYTVLGGVVMVGANNLLLFYLGLELSAYSTYVLVGYYRDDAYSTEAAGKYFTLGALASALLLYGLSLVFGSSDSVFYADILANLSAAATIPPLLWPGLALLLVGFSFKLALVPFHAWTPDAYQGAPTMAAALLSAGPKAAVSIALGGLMLQAFAVPAVLAALQSALVWLAILTMSVGNLQALNQSNLKRLLGYSSVAQLGYVAVGLAAVTPEGLQAVMFYVLAYALANLGAFTAISVLRGRGVGAELDAYRGLGRRQPQVALLFTLFLLSLAGVPLLAGFAAKLFVFGSAVNAGLYLLAAVAIFNTVLAYFYYLRVIVRMYLDAPAEGATGRLEVGGMALTALALAAVGVVVLGVFPGLALGPAAEALAALQAPASGWTAR